The following proteins are co-located in the Spirochaetales bacterium genome:
- a CDS encoding response regulator transcription factor, translating into MIVFLKSILADIIEEKEQGEKGETSETGKQKTTSFMIIDEHPMTRLGLSAILENEPGFFVETQESDPMNALGRINDVKPEFLVTELAFLHMDGLSFVKVVRKAFPLLPVLVFTVYDECLFAHRALKAGANGYVMKNAPAGTIKAAVKSILNGNIYFSDRIKCRVIEAMSGVEKYPGQHAVDQLNDLEFTAFMLLGKGYRPRQIARKLRLSVNTVEGFRAGIKNKLMFQSSSDLRRYAVEWIHCHRDNLT; encoded by the coding sequence ATGATCGTATTTTTAAAATCAATCCTCGCGGATATCATCGAAGAAAAGGAACAGGGAGAAAAAGGCGAAACATCGGAAACCGGGAAACAAAAAACAACCTCGTTCATGATTATCGATGAACATCCGATGACACGGCTTGGTCTTTCCGCCATTCTGGAAAATGAACCGGGCTTTTTCGTTGAAACTCAGGAAAGCGATCCGATGAACGCCCTCGGCAGGATCAATGACGTGAAACCGGAATTTCTCGTCACCGAACTCGCCTTTCTGCATATGGACGGGTTGTCTTTCGTCAAAGTGGTTCGAAAAGCCTTTCCGCTTCTGCCGGTTCTGGTCTTTACCGTTTATGACGAATGTCTTTTTGCCCACAGGGCGCTCAAGGCGGGGGCGAACGGCTATGTGATGAAGAACGCGCCGGCCGGGACGATAAAGGCGGCGGTGAAGAGCATTTTAAACGGAAACATCTACTTCAGCGACCGGATAAAGTGCAGGGTAATCGAAGCAATGTCGGGAGTCGAAAAATATCCCGGACAGCATGCCGTTGATCAGCTCAACGATCTCGAGTTTACCGCCTTCATGCTTCTTGGGAAAGGATACCGGCCCCGGCAGATCGCGCGAAAGCTGCGGCTTTCGGTCAACACGGTCGAAGGTTTCAGGGCAGGCATCAAAAACAAACTCATGTTTCAATCGAGCAGCGACCTGAGGCGATACGCCGTCGAATGGATTCACTGTCACCGCGATAATCTCACCTGA